CTGTGACAACTCACTAATAAGCTGTCCAGAACCTCGGCCCACATGCTGACTGATGCCGTCCAAATCCAAAATGCCGCCCACAATTTTGCAGACTTCAAAGTCTCTTCGTGTTTTTCACAGTCCCGTTAAAATCAAGACCAACAGAAAGGGGACTACAAAGACTCTTTTAGATGCCTAAAAGAGGATGAATTTTGTCTGCTGCCCCCCAGTGGCTGAATTAGAGTACTAACACGTAATTGCCATTTACACCAGCAGTTCTTCACATTCTCCATGCCTAACTCCTAAAAAATAAACGGAAATATGTGCCACAAaagtgataataaaaaaaaattggtaaaaaaaaaaacttaaaaatatttcatgtaaAATTGTAGTATTACCAAAGAGTGCtctaaaaatgatattttgtgAATTGACACGTCCTTGACATGTCAAAAAATGAGTGTGTTTGCACCTAATAATGCCCACAGATGATGATAGAAGTTCATTTGTGACGGTTGATTTGGCTCTGAAGTCATCCTTTGTTAcaacagccactagggggcatgaCAACTGAGAATTGCTGTCAGATTCTGTGAGGTTTTAATGGTTGTCcgtcttaaatgttcattttttggCATTTATGTGTAATGTACTGTGTAAAACAAAAGCACCTTTCACCATAAGTTTCGTTGGTGTCGCACATTGAAGGCTTACAGGCTAACATGCGTGAAGGGATGGATGACGGATGAACATCTTGTTTTCTGACGTGCAGGTGCGGCTCGGCTGGTCGGCGGCTTGTCAACCATCAGCGGGCGGGTTGAAGTCTACCTGAACGGCCAGTGGGGGGCCGTGTGCGACTCTCACTGGACCGACAGAGACGCCAGCGTCATTTGCAGGCAGTTAGGCCTGAGGTAGGCGGAGCCAGAGGTAGCGTAAACGCCGGATTTGGATGTTCTTACCAGATTGTATGCATTCTTGACAGCGACATCGGCACGGCGCTGCAGCACACCCAGTTCGGCGCGGGCTCGGGCCTCTTCCACTTTGAGCGTTTGGGTTGCCGGGGCGACGAGAAAAGCCTGAGCACCTGCAGGAGCAGGACATTTGTCACCGGAGACTGTAACCATGGAAACGAGGCGGCTGTGCTGTGTGCGCCTCCTGAAGGTCAGTGAGGAGATTTTCAACTCACCTgagacgcacacacacggaTTGGAATTGCAtgaatgttaatgttaaaaaaattacaacaattaTCTTAACCGAAGTCTTTGATGTTTACGAAAACGTGCGTGAGGTTAATTGAAGACTCAAAATTGCCTTCAGGGATTACAAACAGTACGCTGTACAAGTTATGCTTGATGTTTACAAAACGTACAAATTCCCTTGGATGTTTACGcttacaaaaacatgtatgaTGGGTACATTGAAGGCTTTGCTGTTCCAGAAAACACGTCTGTTGGGTTCATGAAATACACTCAATTcatgttgatgtttacaaaaatgtatgttCGGCCAGGGCCGGTTCTAGGCATACACAAACGGGGGTGCAATCAGAAATGTGAATGGGGCATATATGCACACACATCATGCCATGCGCCAGCACTTATTTTTTGGATAACTGTTTGTTCATGGCATAGGTTGTTGGCTGTGTGTCAACCTGGAGAAGTAGATTACACTTTGTCAGGCCTCTACCCTGAGATCGGTACAATTTAGGTGTTTCACCTGAAGACTTAGCTCCTGCTGGTGTCGCTCTGAAGGTCACTGAGGCACATAAACTCCCCGACCACAATAAGGTGGCAATCCTTCAgggggaaaatgaaaaataaaaaaaataaaaataaaatagaaaataaaatatcctACATCCAGATTTTAacaaccaacaacataacattatcCTTGAGCATTTTGAAACAAAACTGTGCACAATGTTCACGTAGGGGTCTGCGGACACAGCTCATTTGTCCTCAGTCTGTTACATGCACTCTCCCATCTGTGCTTGTGTGGCTGACAAATGCTCCTACTGGGGGAAAACAGCTATTTATTAACTATTCCCCTTGTTGATTGAACAAATATATTacatagatcaggggtcaccaacgtggtgcccacgggcaccaggtagccccccacgaccacatgaggtgcccgcaagcctgcttttcattcaggttttgagTTAATAATgagagaacagtagaaagaaatgcattctgaaatacaaaatgtgagttgtggacaccagcattttgttaatgttttggtaaaacaagcatatttgatttgtttgggttgaaataaggtatgaaaatcctttctacaaaaatgagtagctcgtggccattttaattttctaaaagtagctctcacaagaaaaaacgttggtgacccctgacatactgtagatgatcTGGGCTGTGAAGTCACATGCAGTACGGCCATGGAGACGAGAGATGAGGGAAAAGCTGTCTCCTGCATTTTCTGTGGAGTTTTCACCTCTAAAAGTGATGCGGTCGCTATTCCggtccgtcgtggtgaagagctgagccggaaggcaaagctctcaatttatcggTCGATCTATCTTCCCACCCtaacctatggtcatgagctttgggtcgtgaccgaaagaacgaggtCGCGGATataagcggctgaaatgagtttcctccctAGGGTGGCTGATTCACCCTGAGAGCTTGGTCATTCAGgaggagccgctgctccttcacatcaagaggagccagttgaggtggctcgggcatctagtccggatgcctccaggacagctccctggtgaggtgttccgggcatgccccaGGGCAGATTTAGGACACGCTGgcaggattatgtctcacacagctggcctgggaacgccttggtgacCTTCCGGTGGCCGGGGacggggaagtctgggcttcccttctgagactgctgccccctgcgacctggacccggataagcagagaaaaatggatggatggataatcttTTTGAAATCCTCATAACGTTCCATAATAAGgacttgctcatcttgtgtaaaatacaccggctgggatcgcttcattTTTGCGctgaagtagaataatatgatttCAAACGTCCCCTTGTATGTGAACGCGaactgagcacaaagccgaggaccagacttgacaaagtaagttgataaccaccgttacAGTGCCGTTTAATTTAGTataatttaggttttgttgagctgcatcttgagcacaaagcctggttttgttgagccactttcgcagaatATCCCCAATGTGTCAACTATGTAAGGAAAAATTTGCGGCATAGAAATAGGTCACAATGCAACACGTGACCTTTTGCTTCATCAGGCAGCGGACCTCCACTGCGACTGGTCGGAGGTGAGGAAGACTTTGAGGGTCGCGTGGAGGTCTTCCACAGTGGGAGGTGGGGCTCCGTGTGCGATGACCAATGGGACGATAGAGATGCAGAGGTGGTGTGCAGGCAGCTGGGCTTCAGGTAGATAcagtacaacacacacaaatattgtAAGACTATATCTATAAAACATGCattcaaaatgtgtgtgtgtgtgcgtgtgtgttgcagtgGTGAGGCCAAGGCCTGGTCATGGGCCCACTTTGGTCAGGGTTCTGGTCCCATCATGCTGGATGCTGTCACGTGCACAGGAAACGAGCTGTTCCTGGATCAGTGTCCCCACGGCGACTGGGAGCAGCACAACTGTGACCACATGGAGGATGCCGGCGTCTCCTGCAGCCCATACACaggcacagcacacacacacagcacacatgcactgtCCCGCCGTGCATGACTTGTTGGaccctgttttgtgttttccttttaTTACCTGTTCCTGAtaggctcttattttgtattttctctTTCCTGTCTTGCGCCATGGGCAGCAACTTTACCATTCTTTTGGCAACTTTCTTTTTCTGCACTGCAAACCTtctttattaaatacatttacatgcacATCGTGGccatctctgcatcttggggtcacGCAATAAACCAGAACCTGACACAGTCAAGCTTAAAACTTCTATTTATATCCTCTGCATATCAATAAATCATTCGCAAGCAAAAACAGCTTGAGGAGGGAACAGGAGGGAACCTTCTGTAGCTACACAATCCCATACATGGAATATGACCCAGTATAACCATTTCTAGgggaaaataatacataaaactatctaaataaagatttaaaaatacaaactatatatatatatatatatatatatattaataataaaaataatgtatgcaATGTGTAAGATTCCAAAATAGaatacaaaaagacaaaatcctCAGTGTTGTTGTAATGTTGTTTAAATGGACGCCATGTTTTCAGATGGTGTGGTGCGACTGGTGGGTGGAGATAGGCCCTGGGAAGGCAGAGTGGAGGTGCTCCACAATGGTGACTGGGGGACGGTGTGTGATGACCACTGGACCCCGCAGCATGCCCAGGTTGTGTGTGGACAGCTAGGCTATAGGTACATTCAGAACCATAGACAGAGatgacataaaaatgaaaaaagagagagaaataaTTGACTTTACCTCCTCCGGCAGGGGTCACGCAGAGGTGGTGTCGGATGGGACGTTTGGCGAGGGTGCGGGTCTGATCCTGCTGGACGACGTCCACTGTGACGGCTCAGAGACATCCCTGCTGGACTGCCGCCACGGCATCTGGGGACGCACCGATTGCTCCCACAGCGAGGACGTGGGCGTGCGCTGCAGAGGGCGGAGCAGCACAGAGACCAATGAGGTGCCTGCCATCGCTCCTTCCACAGGTGAGGAGACGAGGACCTCATCATCTgtcattgaaaaaatatatatataaacatggcatacagtatataattatataacacataataacaattttcataaaaaataaaaatatacaataaaaaaatctaaaatccaaaataagaaaaaacataGAATATAACAGATAGACCACTATAACACATACTGTTTAATAGattaatacctctctgacataatatatataaaagcaaaataaaaagcGTGACTGGTAGGTCCCTGCCATCCCCTGGACGGGTCCTGCCGATTCCGGCAGGCTCACTGTCCCGGCCATTTCCCGGAGGCGTTCTGCTGACTTCAATGGTCCTGTCATTCCCACCGTCCCCTGGAGGGGTCCTGCTGGCTCTGCTGGGCATGTTGTCCCGGCCGTCCCCCATAGGGGTCCCGCTGGCGACCCACCACCTGTCCTCCCACCACCCACCTTCTCTTCCTTGGTCCTTCTCTTGGCATGCTGGGGTCATGCCACAACACCAGCATCACAATAACAACCAAGATGTGACAGAATGCTCCGACCAAGACAAGATGACCTTGCGAAGATGGATTTCTGGAGCTGGCAGGTTCTAAAGGCTTCTAAAGGCACCTGCTtctcattttgtgtttatttagttCAGTTGGTGGTGTCTGTCCTGCTTCACAGCATTGTCAGTGAACAGCTCATGTGTTGGTATCCTGCCACTGCGCAGCAGCCTTTATTAATAAGGTAAACATTTTACCTGCAATCGGGTCCTTCTCTTCGCATCCTGGGGTCGTGCCACAAGACCACAATGCCAAGACGTGacaaaaggcacatttttttgtattgtatgaCAAGTGGCCGGTGACTGTCCCCTCTGTGATAATGACTTGTAATTCATGTTCTCCAATTTCTGACTATTCTCCCTGTGCCAGGTCCACTTGTGCGTCTAGTGGGCGGCAGCAGCAGGAAGGAGGGGCGTGTGGAGGTGTATCTCCATGGCGAATGGGGCATTATTTGTGATTCTGGATGGAACGACCTCAATGCACTCGTGGTGTGCAGGCAGCTTGGACACAGGTGACTGCTTAAGTGTGCACAAAGAAGGCTGACTTTTAGGAATTGTAAAAACTCGAGGACAAACATTTACATCCCTCTTTCTCAGTGGTGGAGCTGTTGCAGCCGGGGGCTTCGGGCAAGGCAAAGGACCAGTCCACCTGGACCAGGTGAGGTGCACAGGCAAGGAGGAGTTCCTAGGCGAGTGTCCCTCTCTGGGCCAGAGCATCCTGGGCTGCAGACGCAAGCAGGCGGCGGGGGTCAAGTGTGACGTCATAGCGCCGCAAGTTAAGTCGGTGGTTCAAGTTTGGCATGAAGAGCTGAGCTGCGGCCTGAGGAAGCTgcatgaggaaggaggaggaaatATGGTCAGGTAGGACATTAAAACTTATTCACAGGCCAGTACACCTTCACTTTCTAATCTGATCCTAGAGTCTAACTCAAAGCCACGTGTTCATTgagaaaaaacccacacattgTACAACAACAGTCCTCTAGGGGGCAgtgatgtatatatatatatatatatatataaaacgcattatatatatacatatacatatacatagttgtggtaggacacattgcgaCTGCGTATTAGCTGCCCTAGAGGTCAAAGTTAAACAACAGGGcccggttgttcaaaactcattatttatttaaccactggttaagtAGACTTAACCAACCGTTAACTTTAACGGCACCGTTATCTTGTCCAAAACTCGGTTAACTTTAACAGGCTGTTAACTTGATGTTAAAGTTAAGACGCTAAGACGCCATACTGTCATGTCTCCTTACATGCACTGCTGATGTCCGGGTTATGCATTACTTCAcaatttactgtacattgcagcttttttaGCACATGAAGTCTCTCAGAAGGTTTAAGACGGTTGCTTTCTGACATCCACTGCACCCACAGGAACAATCAGATGTTTCACCCCTTGGTGTTTTGCCAGTGCCTCAGGTATCAGTTTTGTGATGTCAGTGACAGTGGCACCTGGATAGCTGGAAGTAGCTATTCTGTTTATGTTTATCTTAGATATGGCTTCATCTCCAAGCACCAGAGCATCTTTGACCTTGACACTTGGCACAGTTTTGTCTGCCAAACAATCACATTTGGCTCTGACAATGGGAAAAATCTCACCTTTATCTGAATTTTAACCCAAATTAAAAGAgttgaatgaaaaaatatgaaaacgtgTTTCTAATATGTTTGCTTGCCTTATTTAGCAGCATTTGAAGGTTAAATACTACAAACTACAAATATCTGCTAATTAATGtgacaaaagtaaataaaaaaggcTTGTCACAATAAATAAGGTTTGCAAAAATATGAGGAACATTTCTCAGTATGATGTAGTGCAGTTGTAtgccaaactacaaaaataacaattaatagCTGTCTGCAGGTGTGGCTAATGAGCAGCTTTAACAAGTACTGGGACATATAGCATCATGATATGATAATATAAATACGATGCCAACCTCTCATAGGACGGCGTGGCCTTGGCAGGTGTCCGTGTGGCTTCAGTCCCAAAGTGAAGATGGCGGCGGCCCTCTCTGCAGCGCCACTCTGATTAGCGCGTGCTGGGCGCTGACGTCTGCCACCTGTTTCAGCAggtaaaacacacatttaagCTTAAATATCATAACAGTAGtgttgaaaagtctttttttagaCAATAAAGAGCTTCGATCACATCGCTTGACAGTAAAAGAGTAAATAGTCGGACGTGGTGTTAGGAATGCCAGTAACTAAGGCTCCATTCCATTTGGCTTTGTGCACATACGGAATTAATCTTTCCAATCCGCTAGGTTCAGCAGCGAGCCGTCCAAGTATTTGGTGCGCGTGGGGGCGTCATCACAAACTGTCACCCCCGAGCAGGTGGTGGTCCACAGGAAGTTCAAAGGTCAGAGCGGCAGTCACGACCTGGCTTTGCTGAAACTGCCCAGCCCTAAGGGCCACTGCATGACCTTTGACACCAACGTCAACGCCGCCTGCCTCCCCGAGGTCGACACAGCGCCTGCCAGCACGCTGTCGTCCTGCGTCATCATGGTTACCACCGGCTGGAGTGGAGAAGGTGTGTATTCTGTTCCTCTCAAGCAGATGGGCCCCTCtgtgtcttcagtcatgcttgTGCCATCAAcccatacagtggtttgtacagataaataaatactgcaGGCTCtgaatagtatttcaaattggggtgGGCGTGAAAACATTAGTGTGTCCTGGGGGGGCGTGCTCTACTGACATTGATGATGATGTTGCTTCTTAGATTCCGTGCTGGCCTCTTGGGTCCCCCTCATGTCGTCATGGCAATGCAAGAAGCGCCATGGCGACAGCTTCTCCAGTCATGGCACGCTGTGCGCCGGCAGCCCCCCGGACACCAGCCTGCTCCATGGTGACAGTTGCCAGGGCAACTCCGGAGGCGGGCTGCTGTGTCAGGGCGAGGACGGTCGATGGGTGCTGGCAGGTGTTGTCGCCGGCGCATACGGCTGCGCTGAACCCTCCTCGCCGGCGCTCTACACCAGGGTCGGACGCTTCCGGGACTGGATTGATGAGGTCACTGACACCCAAAATGATCGACGAGGAAAGGAGTTGAGGTTGGAAACGAATGACATCATCGGCGGCGGCGTTAGACAACATCACCCACatgcaaaacaacataaacatgcacacCACGTGGTGGACGCTGATGCACAGATGGTGGCTTGATTGTCATTGGCTCACTGCCTGTGCCATGTGACCAAATTCAAATCTGAACTCCTGTGTGCTGACTGGCTCGGTGGCTGGATGGGCGGAGCTTGCTGTGTTGCCAGGACGACAGCCCCGGCCCTTTTAAGAGGCACAAAGATGATCCAGCATGTGCTTtcactgtaaaaacaaaactattGCCAATTCATGTACAAACATGCAATGACGTTTgattcaaacaaacaaaaacatgaaaaagaagggcttttctttgcattttgttgATGACTTTGAGCCATGactaagctagctagctacttaAATAAGGGCCGTACCAGTGTTTCCAATAGCAAATAGTTCAGGTTTTTAATCACCAAACCACTTTACACTGTTTCAGAGACCAGCATGTTGGGAGTTTTGTTAAAGATACAAGAAATAGATGCGCGTTTGACAAAGACAAGGACTCTCAGTAAGGTATTTACATAACAGTATGTATCCATATTATGCAAAATAGTAGTGTAGGTGTACCTATGTGGTGGCGAGTGCAGCTGTtgttacattttaaattgttgtaTTTACCAGATTTAATATTACGAATTAAGGTCAAAATACTACAAGGACAGCCAAGCTAATAAAGAGCTAAATTATTAATTAGAAGAAAGAaggaacaaaatgtatttttaaagggAGACAATTGTTTGCTTAAGACGCTTCttgtgctgctgtcaaaacgTTCTAAAACAATTCATGTAAGCCACGGTATTGTATTAAAAACACTGGTACGGTCATTTAATTGTACAGAATTTGAcgtttaaagccatttaaagcgaCTTCTAATGATTGAGTGGAGCTAGTGATGTGATCCTGTTTGAGTGTCGCTTTCCACCACAAGATGGCGGCGTCGCACGTGTTCCTTCTTTCTTTACCAGACTGTAAGGTGGTAAGAAAGTTGTTTCCGACGTTATTGTGATTTgttgtgatgtacagtatgtgtgtgtgtgtcactgacaGTGTTGTAACTGCAACATGGACCCCCTGTTTACATAACGCCATTAAAAGATCCATTCAAGCTTCCAGCAGCAGATCCGAGCATCTTGTCTTCTTcagcataaacaaacaaacatggccgATTGTCAATAAAGTGGTTGACATGAGTTAAACGTTCCATTACTTCACTTTCAATTGTGTTTGAGGTGAGTTAAGTGAATAATTGCTTTCTTTTAATTTCAGTGAAGTGTTGACGTATGGGTGAAGTAACACGTGTTTAAAGGGAGACATAAATACACAATCGATGAATGGGGAGGGCCGACGACTTTTATCGTGGTCCGGACGACGACTCGCTCTATACTGACCGGCGGCACAACCGTCAGGCCGACGGCAACTAATGGtactatattattttatttatatgcctatatataacataatatccatccactgcttatccaaggtcgggtcgcgggggcagcagcctaaacagggaagcccagacttccctctcctcggccactttgtccagctcctcctggcacatccgaggcgttcccaggccagttgagagacatagtctccctGAGACCttctaccagtcggacgtgccctgaaaccctccccagggaggtgtccaggtggcatcctgaccagatgcccaagctacctcatctggctcctctcatacggaggaattcctcgaggaacacggtcgaatgccttctccaagtccacaaaacacatgtagactggttgggcaaactcccatgcacccttaAGGACCCTGtcaagagtgtagagctggtccacagttccatggCCAGGACAAACACCACACTGCTCTTCCTGAATCAGAGTTTCAACTAtctggcggatcctcctctccagaagtcctgaatagaccttaccaggaaggctgaggcgtgtgatcccacgatagttggaacatgCCTTCCGGTCCCACTTCTTAAAAAGGGAGAGCAcaaccccggtctgccaatcgaGAGGCACTGCCTCCGACGTccatgcgatgctgcagagtcacagcatccgggcggatctcatccaccctcggggccctgccactgaggagctttttgataacctcagcaacctcagccccagagataggagaacCCAcagtggagtccccaggcactgctttcTCATTGAAAGACGTGTTGGTGGGAATGAGGAGGTAttcgaagtattccttccactgatCCACAATATCTCGAGTCTAGGTCAgtagcacaccatccccaccgtacacggtgttgactgtgtaCTGCTTCGCCCTCCCAAGACCGTGGATGGTGGtgcagaatctcttcgaagctgtCCAAAAGTCATTCTCCATGGCCTctctgaactcctcccatgaccgagtttttgcctcagcgactgccagagccgcagaccccTTGAattgccggtacctgtcagctgacTGCGGCGTTCCCTGACCTAAAAAGGCcagataggactccttcttcagcttgacagcaTCCCTCACCACCGGATTACCGCCatgacaggcaccgaccaccttactgCCACTGCTCCGATCAGTCGCctcaacaatggaggcacgaaacatggcccattcagagtcaatgtccgccacctcgttcggaacatggtcgaagctctcacagaggtgggagttgaaactccttctgacaggggactctgccagtcgttccctgCAGACCCTTATAATgcatttgggcctgccaggtctgaccggcatcttCCCCCACCAttggagccaactcaccaccaggtggtgttCGGTTGATGGCTCCACCCCTCTCTTTACCCCAAAACATACGGCCTCAAGTCCGATGATACAACCACCAAGTCAATCACTgaactgcggcccagggtgttctggtgccaagtgcacatatGGACACTTCTAGGATCATCgagacacgcaaactcctccaccataAGTttgtagctcagggaggagataatataatatatttgtatctacatttttatattatacttCATTTTTCTTAATTTCTAGATAGACACATACCTAAATCATCCCGAATTCCAGCATCTAGAAGCTTATATTACACAGAATTAATAATCTAGAAATCTTTGTAGCTATGAATTGAAAAAGGTATTAATTAAGTACattgaaatacacacacacaaagatatGTGATATATAAACATGTGTTAATGAACTTATGAA
This sequence is a window from Dunckerocampus dactyliophorus isolate RoL2022-P2 chromosome 2, RoL_Ddac_1.1, whole genome shotgun sequence. Protein-coding genes within it:
- the si:ch73-127m5.1 gene encoding neurotrypsin, which gives rise to MALSGRGLLCLIGGACFWLPVCCGQEVADDSYLNEVQNSVPLSCSEGFTELGYYNGTVSQTDSGVPCLKWTEFPDYVMQYPGRGLGEHNYCRNPDRESNPWCFFRQNSGAIGWAYCDCHQGAARLVGGLSTISGRVEVYLNGQWGAVCDSHWTDRDASVICRQLGLSDIGTALQHTQFGAGSGLFHFERLGCRGDEKSLSTCRSRTFVTGDCNHGNEAAVLCAPPEGSGPPLRLVGGEEDFEGRVEVFHSGRWGSVCDDQWDDRDAEVVCRQLGFSGEAKAWSWAHFGQGSGPIMLDAVTCTGNELFLDQCPHGDWEQHNCDHMEDAGVSCSPYTDGVVRLVGGDRPWEGRVEVLHNGDWGTVCDDHWTPQHAQVVCGQLGYRGHAEVVSDGTFGEGAGLILLDDVHCDGSETSLLDCRHGIWGRTDCSHSEDVGVRCRGRSSTETNEVPAIAPSTGPLVRLVGGSSRKEGRVEVYLHGEWGIICDSGWNDLNALVVCRQLGHSGGAVAAGGFGQGKGPVHLDQVRCTGKEEFLGECPSLGQSILGCRRKQAAGVKCDVIAPQVKSVVQVWHEELSCGLRKLHEEGGGNMVRTAWPWQVSVWLQSQSEDGGGPLCSATLISACWALTSATCFSRFSSEPSKYLVRVGASSQTVTPEQVVVHRKFKGQSGSHDLALLKLPSPKGHCMTFDTNVNAACLPEVDTAPASTLSSCVIMVTTGWSGEDSVLASWVPLMSSWQCKKRHGDSFSSHGTLCAGSPPDTSLLHGDSCQGNSGGGLLCQGEDGRWVLAGVVAGAYGCAEPSSPALYTRVGRFRDWIDEVTDTQNDRRGKELRLETNDIIGGGVRQHHPHAKQHKHAHHVVDADAQMVA